One window of Papio anubis isolate 15944 chromosome 10, Panubis1.0, whole genome shotgun sequence genomic DNA carries:
- the MAP2 gene encoding microtubule-associated protein 2 isoform X14 produces the protein MAEEEKPAALPEKECGAAKSSDQPKGLSKGQMESSAEAQIVPEESAPAGAPHEKSVKEVKEVSPEVKTPSSAGEDLLTASKMEFHDQQELTPSAAEPLDTKEEESEKQSKPGEDLKHAALVSQPETTKTYPDKKDMQGTEEEKAPPALFGHTLVASLEDMKQKTEPSLVVPGIDLPKEPPTPKEQKDWFIEMPTEAKKDEWGLVAPISPGPLTPMREKDVFDDIPKWEGKQFDSPMPSPFQGGSFTLPLDVMKNEIVTDTSPFTPAFLQPDDKKSLQQTSGPATAKDGFNIEEPYEDKPDKTAEAPPSEAMTLPKDAHIPVVEEHVTGKVLEEEKEAINQETVQQKDTFTPSGQEPILTEKELELKLEEKTTIFDKEAVPKESKPPKPADEEAGIIQTSTEHIFSEQKDEEPTTDMSKQDSFPVSLEQAVTDSAMTSKTLEKAMTEPSALIEKSSIQELFEMRVDDKDKIEGVGAATSAELDMPFYEDKSGMSKYFETSALKEEATKSIEPGSDYYELSDTRESVHESIDTMSPMHKNGDKEFQTGKEPQPSPPAQETGYSTLAQSYPSDLPEEPSSPQERMFTIDPKVYGEKRDLHSKNKDDLTLSRSLGLGGRSAIEQRSMSINLPMSCLDSIALGFNFGRGHDLSPLASDILTNTSGSMDEGDDYLPATTPALEKAPCFPVESKEEEQIEKVKATGEESTQVETSCESPFLAKDFYKNGTVMAPDLPEMLDLAGTRSRLASVSADAEVARRKSVPSETVVEDTRTGLPPVTDENHVIVKTDSQLEDLGYCVFNKYTVPLPSPVQDSENLSGESGSFYEGTDDKVRRDLATDLSLIEVKLAAAGRVKDEFSVDKEASAHISGDKSGLSKEFDQEKKANDRLDTVIEKSEEHADSKEHAKKTEEAGDEVETFGLGVTYEQALAKDLSIPTEASSEKAEKGLSSVPEVAEVESSKKVEQGLDFAVQGQLDVKISDFGQMASGLNIDDRRTTELKLEATQDMTPSSKAPQEVDAFMGVESGHMKEGIKVSETEVKEKVAKPDLVHQEAVDKEESYESSGEHESLTMESLKADEGKKETSPESSLIQDEIAVKLSVEIPCPPAVSEADLATDERADVQMEFIQGPKEESKETPDISITPSDVAEPLHEAIISEPAEIQSEEEEIEAQGEYDKLLFRSDTLQITDLGVSGAREEFVETCPGEHKGVIESVVTIEDDFITVVQTTTDEGESGSHSVRFAALEQPEVERRPSPHDEEEFEVEEAAEAQAEPKDGSPEAPASPEREEVAFSEYKTETYDDYKDETTIDDSIMDADSLWVDTQDDDRSIMTEQLETIPKEEKAEKEARRSSLEKHRKEKPFKTGRGRISTPERKVAKKEPSTVSRDEVRRKKAVYKKAELAKKTEVQAHSPSRKFILKPAIKYTRPTHLSCVKRKTTAAGGESALAPSVFKQAKDKVSNSTLSKIPALQGSTKSPRYSSACPSTTKRATFSDSLLMQPISAGSTDRLPYSKSGNKDGVTKSPEKRSSLPRPSSILPPRRGVSGDRDENSFSLNSSISSSARRTTRSEPIRRAGKSGTSTPTTPGSTAITPGTPPSYSSRTPGTPGTPSYPRTPHTPGTPKSAILVPSEKKVAIIRTPPKSPATPKQLRLINQPLPDLKNVKSKIGSTDNIKYQPKGGQVRILNKKIDFSKVQSRCGSKDNIKHSAGGGNVQIVTKKIDLSHVTSKCGSLKNIRHRPGGGRVKIESVKLDFKEKAQAKVGSLDNAHHVPGGGNVKIDSQKLNFREHAKARVDHGAEIITQSPGRSSVASPRRLSNVSSSGSINLLESPQLATLAEDVTAALAKQGL, from the exons ATGGCTGAGGAAGAGAAACCTGCTGCTCTTCCTGAGAAAGAGTGTGGGGCTGCTAAGTCCTCAGACCAACCCAAAGGCCTCAGTAAGGGCCAAATGGAGTCTAGTGCGGAGGCCCAAATAGTTCCCGAAGAGAGTGCCCCGGCAGGGGCCCCACATGAGAAAAGTGTAAAAGAGGTCAAGGAGGTGTCTCCAGAAGTAAAAACCCCTTCCTCTGCTGGGGAAG ATTTACTTACAGCCTCGAAGATGGAGTTCCATGATCAGCAGGAATTGACTCCCTCTGCAGCTGAGCCTTTAGACACGAAGGAAGAGGAGTCAGAGAAGCAAAGTAAGCCTGGTGAAGACCTTAAACATGCTGCCTTAGTTTCTCAGCCAGAGACAACTAAAACTTACCCTGATAAAAAGGACATGCAAggcacagaagaagaaaaagcacccCCAGCTTTGTTTGGGCACACTCTTGTTGCCAGCCTGGAAGACATGAAACAGAAGACAGAACCAAGCCTTGTAGTACCTGGCATTGACCTCCCTAAAGAGCCTCCAACTCCAAAAGAACAAAAGGACTGGTTCATCGAAATGCCAACGGAAGCAAAAAAGGATGAGTGGGGTTTAGTTGCTCCAATATCTCCTGGCCCTCTGACTCCCATGAGGGAAAAAGACGTATTTGATGATATCCCAAAATGGGAAGGGAAACAATTTGATTCTCCCATGCCAAGTCCCTTTCAAGGTGGAAGCTTCACTCTTCCTTTAGATGTCATGAAGAATGAAATAGTTACAGACACATCACCCTTCACCCCTGCCTTTTTACAGCCAGATGACAAAAAATCTCTGCAACAAACCAGTGGTCCAGCTACTGCCAAAGATGGTTTTAACATTGAAGAGCCCTATGAGGATAAACCTGACAAAACGGCAGAAGCACCACCCTCAGAGGCAATGACCTTACCCAAAGATGCTCACATTCCAGTTGTAGAAGAACATGTTACAGGGAAAGttttagaggaagaaaaggaggccaTAAATCAAGAGACTGTACAGCAGAAAGATACTTTCACCCCCAGTGGACAGGAACCTATACTTACTGAAAAGGAACTTGAGCTGAAGCTTGAAGAAAAAACCACCATTTTTGACAAAGAAGCTGTGCCGAAAGAGAGTAAACCCCCAAAACCTGCAGATGAAGAAGCAGGCATAATTCAGACCTCCACAGAGCATATTTTCTCAGAACAGAAAGACGAAGAGCCTACCACAGATATGTCAAAACAGGACTCGTTCCCTGTAAGTTTGGAGCAAGCAGTTACAGATTCAGCCATGACCTCTAAAACACTGGAGAAAGCCATGACCGAACCATCTGCATTAATTGAAAAGAGCTCAATTCAGGAACTTTTTGAAATGAGAGTTGATGACAAAGATAAGATTGAAGGGGTTGGAGCTGCAACATCAGCTGAGCTTGACATGCCATTTTATGAAGATAAATCAGGAATGTCCAAGTATTTTGAAACATCTGCCTTGAAGGAAGAAGCAACAAAAAGCATTGAGCCAGGCAGTGATTACTATGAACTGAGTGACACTAGAGAAAGTGTCCATGAGTCTATTGATACCATGTCTCCCATGCATAAAAATGGTGACAAGGAGTTTCAAACAGGAAAAGAACCCCAGCCCAGTCCTCCAGCACAAGAAACAGGGTACAGCACTCTCGCACAGAGTTATCCATCTGATTTACCTGAAGAACCCAGTTCTCCTCAAGAAAGAATGTTCACTATTGATCCAAAAGTGTATGGAGAGAAAAGGGACCTCCACAGTAAGAATAAGGACGATTTGACCCTCAGCAGGAGTTTAGGACTTGGTGGTAGGTCTGCAATAGAACAAAGAAGCATGTCAATCAATTTGCCTATGTCTTGCCTAGATTCCATAGCCCTTGGATTTAACTTTGGTCGGGGACATGATCTTTCTCCTCTGGCTTCCGATATTCTAACCAACACTAGTGGAAGTATGGATGAAGGGGATGATTACCttccagccaccacacctgcactAGAGAAAGCCCCTTGCTTCCCTGTAGAAAGCAAAGAGGAGGAACAGATAGAGAAAGTAAAAGCTACCGGAGAAGAAAGTACTCAAGTGGAGACATCATGTGAGTCTCCTTTCCTAGCCaaagatttttacaaaaatgGTACTGTCATGGCACCGGACCTGCCTGAAATGCTAGATCTGGCAGGCACAAGGTCAAGACTGGCTTCTGTGAGTGCAGATGCTGAGGTTGCCAGGAGGAAATCAGTCCCATCAGAGACTGTGGTTGAGGATACTCGTACTGGTTTGCCCCCGGTAACTGATGAAAACCATGTCATTGTAAAAACGGACAGTCAGCTCGAAGACCTGGGCTACtgtgtgttcaataaatacaCAGTCCCATTGCCGTCACCTGTTCAAGACAGTGAGAATTTATCAGGGGAGAGTGGTTCCTTTTATGAAGGCACTGATGATAAAGTTCGAAGAGATTTGGCCACAGACCTTTCATTGATTGAAGTGAAACTGGCAGCAGCCGGAAGAGTCAAAGATGAGTTCAGTGTTGACAAAGAAGCATCCGCGCATATCTCTGGTGACAAATCAGGACTGAGTAAGGAGTTTGACCAAGAGAAGAAAGCTAATGATAGGTTGGATACTGTAATAGAAAAGAGTGAAGAACATGCTGATTCAAAAGAACATGCCAAGAAAACTGAAGAGGCTGGTGATGAAGTAGAAACATTCGGATTAGGAGTAACCTATGAGCAAGCTTTGGCCAAAGATTTGTCAATACCAACAGAGGCATCCTCTGAGAAAGCGGAGAAGGGTCTTAGTTCAGTGCCAGAGGTAGCTGAGGTAGAATCATCCAAAAAGGTGGAACAAGGTCTGGATTTTGCTGTCCAGGGTCAACTAGATGTTAAAATTAGTGACTTTGGACAGATGGCTTCAGGGCTAAACATAGATGATAGAAGGACAACAGAGCTAAAACTTGAGGCTACACAGGACATGACCCCCTCATCCAAAGCACCGCAGGAGGTAGATGCATTTATGGGTGTCGAGTCTGGCCACATGAAAGAAGGCATCAAAGTTAGTGAGACAGAAGTCAAAGAGAAGGTGGCCAAGCCTGACTTGGTGCACCAGGAGGCTGTAGACAAGGAGGAGTCCTATGAGTCTAGTGGTGAGCATGAAAGTCTTACCATGGAGTCCTTGAAAGCTGATGAGGGCAAGAAGGAAACATCTCCAGAATCATCtctaattcaagatgagattgctGTCAAACTGTCAGTGGAAATACCTTGCCCACCTGCTGTTTCAGAGGCTGATTTAGCCACAGATGAGAGAGCTGATGTCCAGATGGAATTTATTCAGGGgccaaaagaagaaagcaaagagacCCCAGATATATCCATCACGCCTTCTGATGTTGCAGAGCCATTGCATGAAGCAATCATATCTGAACCAGCAGAGATTCAGAGTGAGGAAGAAGAGATAGAAGCCCAGGGAGAATATGATAAACTGCTCTTCCGCTCAGACACCCTTCAGATTACTGACCTGGGTGTCTCAGGTGCCAGGGAGGAATTTGTGGAGACCTGCCCAGGTGAACACAAAGGAGTGATTGAGTCTGTTGTGACCATCGAGGATGATTTCATCACTGTAGTGCAAACCACAACTGATGAAGGGGAGTCAGGGTCCCACAGCGTGCGTTTTGCAGCACTAGAGCAGCCTGAGGTGGAAAGGAGACCATCTCCTCATGACGAAGAAGAGTTTGAAGTAGAAGAGGCAGCTGAAGCCCAGGCAGAACCCAAAGATGGTTCCCCAGAGGCTCCAGCTTCCCCTGAGAGAGAAGAGGTTGCATTTTCTGAATATAAGACAGAAACCTATGACGATTACAAAGACGAGACCACCATTGACGACTCCATCATGGACGCTGACAGCCTCTGGGTGGACACTCAAG ATGATGATAGGAGCATCATGACAGAACAGTTAGAAACTATTCCTAAAGAGGAGAAAGCTGAAAAGGAAGCTCGGAGATCATCTCTTGagaaacatagaaaagaaaagccttttaAAACCGGGAGAGGCAGAATTTCCACTCCTGAAAGAAAAGTAGCTAAAAAGGAACCTAGCACAGTCTCCAGAGATGaagtgagaaggaaaaaag CAGTTTATAAGAAGGCTGAACTTGCTAAAAAAACAGAAGTTCAGGCCCACTCTCCCTCCaggaaattcattttaaaacctGCTATCAAATATACTAGACCAACTCATCTCTCCTGTGTTAAGCGGAAAACCACAG CAGCAGGTGGGGAATCAGCTCTGGCTCCCAGTGTATTTAAACAGGCAAAGGACAAAGTCTCT AATTCTACCTTGTCAAAGATTCCTGCTTTACAGGGTAGCACAAAGTCCCCAAGATACAGCTCAGCCTGCCCTAGCACGACTAAAAGGGCTACATTTTCTGACAGTTTATTAATGCAGCCCATCTCAGCAGGCTCCACAGACCGTTTGCCATACTCAAAATCAGGGAACAAG GATGGAGTAACCAAGAGCCCAGAAAAGCGCTCTTCTCTCCCAAGACCTTCCTCCATTCTTCCTCCTCGCCGAGGTGTATCAGGAGACAGAGATGAGAACTCCTTCTCTCTCAACAGTTCTATCTCTTCTTCAGCACGGCGGACCACCA GGTCAGAGCCAATTCGCAGAGCAGGAAAAAGTGGTACCTCAACACCCACTACCCCTGGGTCTACTGCCATCACTCCTGGCACCCCACCAAGTTATTCTTCACGCACACCAGGCACTCCTGGAACCCCTAGCTATCCCAGGACCCCTCACACACCAGGAACGCCCAAGTCTGCCATCTTGGTGCCGAGTGAGAAGAAGGTCGCCATCATACGTACTCCTCCAAAATCTCCTGCGACTCCCAAACAGCTTCGGCTTATAAACCAACCACTGCCAGACCTGAAGAATGTCAAATCCAAAATCGGATCAACGGACAACATCAAATACCAGCCTAAAGGGGGGCAG GTTAGGATTTTAAACAAGAAGATCGATTTTAGCAAAGTTCAGTCCAGATGTGGTTCCAAGGATAACATCAAACATTCGGCTGGGGGCGGAAAT GTACAAATTGTTACCAAGAAAATAGACCTAAGCCATGTGACATCCAAATGTGGCTCTCTGAAGAACATCCGCCACAGGCcag
- the MAP2 gene encoding microtubule-associated protein 2 isoform X17, whose translation MEFHDQQELTPSAAEPLDTKEEESEKQSKPGEDLKHAALVSQPETTKTYPDKKDMQGTEEEKAPPALFGHTLVASLEDMKQKTEPSLVVPGIDLPKEPPTPKEQKDWFIEMPTEAKKDEWGLVAPISPGPLTPMREKDVFDDIPKWEGKQFDSPMPSPFQGGSFTLPLDVMKNEIVTDTSPFTPAFLQPDDKKSLQQTSGPATAKDGFNIEEPYEDKPDKTAEAPPSEAMTLPKDAHIPVVEEHVTGKVLEEEKEAINQETVQQKDTFTPSGQEPILTEKELELKLEEKTTIFDKEAVPKESKPPKPADEEAGIIQTSTEHIFSEQKDEEPTTDMSKQDSFPVSLEQAVTDSAMTSKTLEKAMTEPSALIEKSSIQELFEMRVDDKDKIEGVGAATSAELDMPFYEDKSGMSKYFETSALKEEATKSIEPGSDYYELSDTRESVHESIDTMSPMHKNGDKEFQTGKEPQPSPPAQETGYSTLAQSYPSDLPEEPSSPQERMFTIDPKVYGEKRDLHSKNKDDLTLSRSLGLGGRSAIEQRSMSINLPMSCLDSIALGFNFGRGHDLSPLASDILTNTSGSMDEGDDYLPATTPALEKAPCFPVESKEEEQIEKVKATGEESTQVETSCESPFLAKDFYKNGTVMAPDLPEMLDLAGTRSRLASVSADAEVARRKSVPSETVVEDTRTGLPPVTDENHVIVKTDSQLEDLGYCVFNKYTVPLPSPVQDSENLSGESGSFYEGTDDKVRRDLATDLSLIEVKLAAAGRVKDEFSVDKEASAHISGDKSGLSKEFDQEKKANDRLDTVIEKSEEHADSKEHAKKTEEAGDEVETFGLGVTYEQALAKDLSIPTEASSEKAEKGLSSVPEVAEVESSKKVEQGLDFAVQGQLDVKISDFGQMASGLNIDDRRTTELKLEATQDMTPSSKAPQEVDAFMGVESGHMKEGIKVSETEVKEKVAKPDLVHQEAVDKEESYESSGEHESLTMESLKADEGKKETSPESSLIQDEIAVKLSVEIPCPPAVSEADLATDERADVQMEFIQGPKEESKETPDISITPSDVAEPLHEAIISEPAEIQSEEEEIEAQGEYDKLLFRSDTLQITDLGVSGAREEFVETCPGEHKGVIESVVTIEDDFITVVQTTTDEGESGSHSVRFAALEQPEVERRPSPHDEEEFEVEEAAEAQAEPKDGSPEAPASPEREEVAFSEYKTETYDDYKDETTIDDSIMDADSLWVDTQDDDRSIMTEQLETIPKEEKAEKEARRSSLEKHRKEKPFKTGRGRISTPERKVAKKEPSTVSRDEVRRKKAVYKKAELAKKTEVQAHSPSRKFILKPAIKYTRPTHLSCVKRKTTAAGGESALAPSVFKQAKDKVSNSTLSKIPALQGSTKSPRYSSACPSTTKRATFSDSLLMQPISAGSTDRLPYSKSGNKDGVTKSPEKRSSLPRPSSILPPRRGVSGDRDENSFSLNSSISSSARRTTRSEPIRRAGKSGTSTPTTPGSTAITPGTPPSYSSRTPGTPGTPSYPRTPHTPGTPKSAILVPSEKKVAIIRTPPKSPATPKQLRLINQPLPDLKNVKSKIGSTDNIKYQPKGGQVRILNKKIDFSKVQSRCGSKDNIKHSAGGGNVQIVTKKIDLSHVTSKCGSLKNIRHRPGGGRVKIESVKLDFKEKAQAKVGSLDNAHHVPGGGNVKIDSQKLNFREHAKARVDHGAEIITQSPGRSSVASPRRLSNVSSSGSINLLESPQLATLAEDVTAALAKQGL comes from the exons ATGGAGTTCCATGATCAGCAGGAATTGACTCCCTCTGCAGCTGAGCCTTTAGACACGAAGGAAGAGGAGTCAGAGAAGCAAAGTAAGCCTGGTGAAGACCTTAAACATGCTGCCTTAGTTTCTCAGCCAGAGACAACTAAAACTTACCCTGATAAAAAGGACATGCAAggcacagaagaagaaaaagcacccCCAGCTTTGTTTGGGCACACTCTTGTTGCCAGCCTGGAAGACATGAAACAGAAGACAGAACCAAGCCTTGTAGTACCTGGCATTGACCTCCCTAAAGAGCCTCCAACTCCAAAAGAACAAAAGGACTGGTTCATCGAAATGCCAACGGAAGCAAAAAAGGATGAGTGGGGTTTAGTTGCTCCAATATCTCCTGGCCCTCTGACTCCCATGAGGGAAAAAGACGTATTTGATGATATCCCAAAATGGGAAGGGAAACAATTTGATTCTCCCATGCCAAGTCCCTTTCAAGGTGGAAGCTTCACTCTTCCTTTAGATGTCATGAAGAATGAAATAGTTACAGACACATCACCCTTCACCCCTGCCTTTTTACAGCCAGATGACAAAAAATCTCTGCAACAAACCAGTGGTCCAGCTACTGCCAAAGATGGTTTTAACATTGAAGAGCCCTATGAGGATAAACCTGACAAAACGGCAGAAGCACCACCCTCAGAGGCAATGACCTTACCCAAAGATGCTCACATTCCAGTTGTAGAAGAACATGTTACAGGGAAAGttttagaggaagaaaaggaggccaTAAATCAAGAGACTGTACAGCAGAAAGATACTTTCACCCCCAGTGGACAGGAACCTATACTTACTGAAAAGGAACTTGAGCTGAAGCTTGAAGAAAAAACCACCATTTTTGACAAAGAAGCTGTGCCGAAAGAGAGTAAACCCCCAAAACCTGCAGATGAAGAAGCAGGCATAATTCAGACCTCCACAGAGCATATTTTCTCAGAACAGAAAGACGAAGAGCCTACCACAGATATGTCAAAACAGGACTCGTTCCCTGTAAGTTTGGAGCAAGCAGTTACAGATTCAGCCATGACCTCTAAAACACTGGAGAAAGCCATGACCGAACCATCTGCATTAATTGAAAAGAGCTCAATTCAGGAACTTTTTGAAATGAGAGTTGATGACAAAGATAAGATTGAAGGGGTTGGAGCTGCAACATCAGCTGAGCTTGACATGCCATTTTATGAAGATAAATCAGGAATGTCCAAGTATTTTGAAACATCTGCCTTGAAGGAAGAAGCAACAAAAAGCATTGAGCCAGGCAGTGATTACTATGAACTGAGTGACACTAGAGAAAGTGTCCATGAGTCTATTGATACCATGTCTCCCATGCATAAAAATGGTGACAAGGAGTTTCAAACAGGAAAAGAACCCCAGCCCAGTCCTCCAGCACAAGAAACAGGGTACAGCACTCTCGCACAGAGTTATCCATCTGATTTACCTGAAGAACCCAGTTCTCCTCAAGAAAGAATGTTCACTATTGATCCAAAAGTGTATGGAGAGAAAAGGGACCTCCACAGTAAGAATAAGGACGATTTGACCCTCAGCAGGAGTTTAGGACTTGGTGGTAGGTCTGCAATAGAACAAAGAAGCATGTCAATCAATTTGCCTATGTCTTGCCTAGATTCCATAGCCCTTGGATTTAACTTTGGTCGGGGACATGATCTTTCTCCTCTGGCTTCCGATATTCTAACCAACACTAGTGGAAGTATGGATGAAGGGGATGATTACCttccagccaccacacctgcactAGAGAAAGCCCCTTGCTTCCCTGTAGAAAGCAAAGAGGAGGAACAGATAGAGAAAGTAAAAGCTACCGGAGAAGAAAGTACTCAAGTGGAGACATCATGTGAGTCTCCTTTCCTAGCCaaagatttttacaaaaatgGTACTGTCATGGCACCGGACCTGCCTGAAATGCTAGATCTGGCAGGCACAAGGTCAAGACTGGCTTCTGTGAGTGCAGATGCTGAGGTTGCCAGGAGGAAATCAGTCCCATCAGAGACTGTGGTTGAGGATACTCGTACTGGTTTGCCCCCGGTAACTGATGAAAACCATGTCATTGTAAAAACGGACAGTCAGCTCGAAGACCTGGGCTACtgtgtgttcaataaatacaCAGTCCCATTGCCGTCACCTGTTCAAGACAGTGAGAATTTATCAGGGGAGAGTGGTTCCTTTTATGAAGGCACTGATGATAAAGTTCGAAGAGATTTGGCCACAGACCTTTCATTGATTGAAGTGAAACTGGCAGCAGCCGGAAGAGTCAAAGATGAGTTCAGTGTTGACAAAGAAGCATCCGCGCATATCTCTGGTGACAAATCAGGACTGAGTAAGGAGTTTGACCAAGAGAAGAAAGCTAATGATAGGTTGGATACTGTAATAGAAAAGAGTGAAGAACATGCTGATTCAAAAGAACATGCCAAGAAAACTGAAGAGGCTGGTGATGAAGTAGAAACATTCGGATTAGGAGTAACCTATGAGCAAGCTTTGGCCAAAGATTTGTCAATACCAACAGAGGCATCCTCTGAGAAAGCGGAGAAGGGTCTTAGTTCAGTGCCAGAGGTAGCTGAGGTAGAATCATCCAAAAAGGTGGAACAAGGTCTGGATTTTGCTGTCCAGGGTCAACTAGATGTTAAAATTAGTGACTTTGGACAGATGGCTTCAGGGCTAAACATAGATGATAGAAGGACAACAGAGCTAAAACTTGAGGCTACACAGGACATGACCCCCTCATCCAAAGCACCGCAGGAGGTAGATGCATTTATGGGTGTCGAGTCTGGCCACATGAAAGAAGGCATCAAAGTTAGTGAGACAGAAGTCAAAGAGAAGGTGGCCAAGCCTGACTTGGTGCACCAGGAGGCTGTAGACAAGGAGGAGTCCTATGAGTCTAGTGGTGAGCATGAAAGTCTTACCATGGAGTCCTTGAAAGCTGATGAGGGCAAGAAGGAAACATCTCCAGAATCATCtctaattcaagatgagattgctGTCAAACTGTCAGTGGAAATACCTTGCCCACCTGCTGTTTCAGAGGCTGATTTAGCCACAGATGAGAGAGCTGATGTCCAGATGGAATTTATTCAGGGgccaaaagaagaaagcaaagagacCCCAGATATATCCATCACGCCTTCTGATGTTGCAGAGCCATTGCATGAAGCAATCATATCTGAACCAGCAGAGATTCAGAGTGAGGAAGAAGAGATAGAAGCCCAGGGAGAATATGATAAACTGCTCTTCCGCTCAGACACCCTTCAGATTACTGACCTGGGTGTCTCAGGTGCCAGGGAGGAATTTGTGGAGACCTGCCCAGGTGAACACAAAGGAGTGATTGAGTCTGTTGTGACCATCGAGGATGATTTCATCACTGTAGTGCAAACCACAACTGATGAAGGGGAGTCAGGGTCCCACAGCGTGCGTTTTGCAGCACTAGAGCAGCCTGAGGTGGAAAGGAGACCATCTCCTCATGACGAAGAAGAGTTTGAAGTAGAAGAGGCAGCTGAAGCCCAGGCAGAACCCAAAGATGGTTCCCCAGAGGCTCCAGCTTCCCCTGAGAGAGAAGAGGTTGCATTTTCTGAATATAAGACAGAAACCTATGACGATTACAAAGACGAGACCACCATTGACGACTCCATCATGGACGCTGACAGCCTCTGGGTGGACACTCAAG ATGATGATAGGAGCATCATGACAGAACAGTTAGAAACTATTCCTAAAGAGGAGAAAGCTGAAAAGGAAGCTCGGAGATCATCTCTTGagaaacatagaaaagaaaagccttttaAAACCGGGAGAGGCAGAATTTCCACTCCTGAAAGAAAAGTAGCTAAAAAGGAACCTAGCACAGTCTCCAGAGATGaagtgagaaggaaaaaag CAGTTTATAAGAAGGCTGAACTTGCTAAAAAAACAGAAGTTCAGGCCCACTCTCCCTCCaggaaattcattttaaaacctGCTATCAAATATACTAGACCAACTCATCTCTCCTGTGTTAAGCGGAAAACCACAG CAGCAGGTGGGGAATCAGCTCTGGCTCCCAGTGTATTTAAACAGGCAAAGGACAAAGTCTCT AATTCTACCTTGTCAAAGATTCCTGCTTTACAGGGTAGCACAAAGTCCCCAAGATACAGCTCAGCCTGCCCTAGCACGACTAAAAGGGCTACATTTTCTGACAGTTTATTAATGCAGCCCATCTCAGCAGGCTCCACAGACCGTTTGCCATACTCAAAATCAGGGAACAAG GATGGAGTAACCAAGAGCCCAGAAAAGCGCTCTTCTCTCCCAAGACCTTCCTCCATTCTTCCTCCTCGCCGAGGTGTATCAGGAGACAGAGATGAGAACTCCTTCTCTCTCAACAGTTCTATCTCTTCTTCAGCACGGCGGACCACCA GGTCAGAGCCAATTCGCAGAGCAGGAAAAAGTGGTACCTCAACACCCACTACCCCTGGGTCTACTGCCATCACTCCTGGCACCCCACCAAGTTATTCTTCACGCACACCAGGCACTCCTGGAACCCCTAGCTATCCCAGGACCCCTCACACACCAGGAACGCCCAAGTCTGCCATCTTGGTGCCGAGTGAGAAGAAGGTCGCCATCATACGTACTCCTCCAAAATCTCCTGCGACTCCCAAACAGCTTCGGCTTATAAACCAACCACTGCCAGACCTGAAGAATGTCAAATCCAAAATCGGATCAACGGACAACATCAAATACCAGCCTAAAGGGGGGCAG GTTAGGATTTTAAACAAGAAGATCGATTTTAGCAAAGTTCAGTCCAGATGTGGTTCCAAGGATAACATCAAACATTCGGCTGGGGGCGGAAAT GTACAAATTGTTACCAAGAAAATAGACCTAAGCCATGTGACATCCAAATGTGGCTCTCTGAAGAACATCCGCCACAGGCcag